A DNA window from Polyangiaceae bacterium contains the following coding sequences:
- a CDS encoding DUF2326 domain-containing protein yields the protein MVTDAILTFQEISSALYEDSKAGAFAITPTQNGPEFEIMIHGSKSKGVTNMQIFCFDMMLLSLTHGRSPGFVIHDSHISDGVDERQIGKPWRSVRSWPPNTHAIRADVDAVLTSTSARSPFG from the coding sequence GTGGTCACTGATGCGATTCTGACCTTTCAGGAAATCTCCTCGGCGCTCTATGAGGACTCGAAGGCGGGTGCTTTCGCGATCACGCCGACGCAGAACGGCCCTGAGTTCGAGATCATGATCCACGGCTCGAAGAGCAAGGGAGTGACCAACATGCAAATCTTCTGCTTCGACATGATGCTGTTGAGCCTAACGCACGGTCGAAGCCCGGGTTTCGTGATCCACGATAGCCATATCTCCGATGGTGTCGATGAACGTCAAATCGGGAAGCCTTGGCGATCGGTGCGGAGCTGGCCCCCGAACACTCATGCCATCCGCGCGGACGTCGATGCAGTACTCACATCTACGAGCGCGCGATCCCCGTTCGGCTGA
- a CDS encoding DUF3800 domain-containing protein: MPNASVPISPESPFTVFVDESGNTGDAAKIVEAFGGQPAFALVGIGEPLGSGLLDRLLDDLRRRHRIQAPEFKSSTLARHPGLGVELVRGLIEASTPIFIELMDKAYYLATSIVSYFLGGPWFDQTSQDSLDLANMLAELLTHQVPSSYVQPYLVFAQNPNQQTVSDFEASLRDGVLTARRWAPPGPREELGTLLEVLDVATRARQLEPVPPDQLLPEPDSRGRTRYAMLPHVNAFTNLYARVNRAATSWPAASVVHDDQPHVRPILERYATLLESNANANLLSTSVAQALVNWDFGTGKVSLSFATSHEAAGIQVADLVAGMCTRRLGSIIQGRAEEAPYREEIRLLRTVAGEGLGLNAVTSYDRARNLFA, from the coding sequence ATGCCGAACGCTTCGGTTCCCATATCGCCCGAGTCACCTTTCACCGTATTCGTCGATGAGAGCGGCAACACTGGGGATGCCGCCAAGATCGTCGAGGCGTTCGGTGGGCAGCCCGCGTTCGCACTCGTAGGCATCGGCGAACCGCTCGGCTCCGGTCTCCTCGATCGGCTCCTGGACGACCTTCGCCGACGCCACCGGATCCAGGCTCCCGAGTTCAAGTCGAGCACGCTGGCTCGCCATCCTGGTCTCGGAGTCGAACTCGTCCGCGGTCTCATCGAGGCATCGACGCCAATCTTCATCGAGCTGATGGACAAGGCGTACTACCTGGCCACCAGCATCGTGAGCTACTTCCTCGGAGGGCCTTGGTTCGACCAGACTTCGCAGGATTCGCTCGACCTCGCCAACATGCTCGCCGAACTTCTGACGCATCAGGTGCCATCGAGCTACGTTCAGCCCTACCTCGTGTTCGCTCAGAACCCGAACCAGCAGACCGTCAGCGACTTCGAGGCCAGCCTCCGCGATGGCGTCCTCACAGCCCGACGGTGGGCGCCGCCGGGGCCTCGCGAAGAGCTGGGGACGCTTCTCGAAGTGCTAGACGTGGCGACAAGGGCTCGCCAGTTGGAGCCGGTCCCCCCCGACCAACTTCTTCCAGAACCGGACAGCAGGGGCAGGACTCGCTACGCCATGCTCCCTCACGTGAACGCCTTCACAAACCTGTACGCCCGGGTCAACAGAGCGGCGACCTCCTGGCCTGCGGCAAGCGTGGTCCACGACGATCAACCCCATGTTCGCCCAATCCTTGAACGGTACGCCACACTGCTGGAGTCGAACGCGAACGCGAATCTGTTGAGTACGTCAGTCGCCCAGGCTCTTGTGAATTGGGATTTCGGCACCGGAAAGGTCTCGCTCTCGTTCGCCACCTCGCATGAGGCAGCAGGAATCCAGGTCGCAGACCTGGTTGCCGGAATGTGTACCCGCCGATTGGGCTCGATCATCCAGGGCAGGGCGGAGGAAGCACCGTATCGAGAAGAGATCCGCCTGTTAAGGACTGTGGCCGGAGAGGGACTCGGCTTGAACGCGGTTACGTCCTACGACCGGGCTCGGAACCTGTTCGCCTAG